The following proteins are co-located in the Gloeocapsa sp. PCC 7428 genome:
- a CDS encoding phosphodiester glycosidase family protein, producing MPRKVLFLLLTITLWLTATTSSAAQQSSPHAKPTAKPLLISQNSAPRLVATGTQIALNNRTLPGAWSQWQQPTKAGMATAISDAGLMQLLGVELLNTKDVTKQSVQWFSQPTTSAFTLDAWHHNSYRYLDITQLATKLGWQIQTNGNTLQINTPAAMIKDIRQGKQAWGDRIVIDLDRPAFWQVTSQPIPAKPKSPLSTTDDDQPPNQEWLITIDATAQRSLLQRFQPSLPAQLTSAQDSDQTSVLQLESAPNLTTIRLSVPAGLSPRPSTLPNPNRLVIDLRPDAMVERDIQWASGVRWRQQFVTLGDSRFPVVLIEVNPRTTGLALKPISSATNSLTGTAPIITTAQQLNAAAAINGGFFNRKNQLPLGAIRRDGQWLSGPILNRGAIAWNDAGKFKFGRLQLQETIITSSGQRLPVVTFNSGYVKPGIAHYTNTWGATYTPLIDNEIIVVVQNNQVTGQIPGGAAGETTVPIPANGFLLALRANPQVASLLPVGTIVRTENATSPADFASYPHILGGGPLLLQNRQIVLNAQAEGFSEAFSRQKAARSAIGVTATGNLLIAAVHNRANGVGPSLTEIAQIMQHLGCVDALNLDGGSSTSLFLGGQLLDRSPRTAARVHNGLGIFLEPRT from the coding sequence ATGCCGCGCAAAGTTTTGTTTTTGCTCCTAACAATCACATTATGGTTGACAGCGACTACGAGTAGTGCTGCGCAGCAGTCGTCGCCACACGCAAAACCTACTGCAAAGCCCTTATTAATAAGTCAAAATTCCGCACCGCGCTTAGTTGCTACAGGTACGCAAATTGCGCTCAATAATCGTACGTTACCAGGTGCTTGGAGTCAATGGCAGCAGCCGACTAAAGCCGGAATGGCAACAGCGATTAGCGACGCTGGACTAATGCAACTTTTAGGCGTTGAGTTATTGAACACGAAAGATGTCACCAAGCAATCCGTACAATGGTTTTCTCAACCGACAACCTCAGCGTTTACATTAGATGCTTGGCATCACAATAGCTATCGCTATCTCGATATTACGCAATTAGCAACAAAGCTTGGCTGGCAAATTCAAACGAATGGCAATACGCTACAAATCAATACTCCAGCCGCAATGATTAAAGACATTCGCCAAGGTAAACAAGCATGGGGCGATCGCATTGTCATTGATTTAGACCGCCCAGCATTTTGGCAAGTCACATCACAGCCGATTCCTGCAAAACCTAAATCGCCATTATCCACAACTGATGACGATCAACCGCCGAATCAAGAATGGCTCATTACTATTGATGCGACAGCGCAGCGATCGCTACTTCAACGCTTTCAACCAAGTTTACCTGCGCAACTCACCAGCGCTCAAGATAGCGACCAAACTTCGGTACTTCAACTAGAAAGCGCACCCAATTTGACAACAATTCGCCTCAGTGTTCCTGCTGGCTTATCACCGCGTCCAAGTACTTTACCCAATCCCAACCGCTTAGTCATCGATTTACGACCGGATGCGATGGTTGAACGCGATATACAATGGGCTTCTGGTGTCCGTTGGCGACAGCAATTTGTCACATTAGGCGATTCGCGCTTTCCTGTCGTTCTAATCGAAGTCAATCCACGCACAACAGGGTTAGCACTCAAACCAATTTCTAGCGCCACAAATTCGCTGACTGGTACGGCACCAATTATAACAACTGCGCAACAATTAAACGCCGCAGCGGCAATCAACGGCGGTTTTTTCAATCGCAAAAATCAGTTACCCTTAGGAGCAATTCGGCGTGACGGACAATGGTTATCCGGTCCCATTCTCAACCGAGGCGCGATCGCTTGGAATGATGCTGGTAAATTCAAATTTGGACGGCTACAACTTCAAGAAACAATAATTACTTCTTCCGGACAGCGTTTGCCGGTTGTGACGTTTAACAGTGGCTACGTCAAACCTGGTATTGCCCACTATACAAATACTTGGGGCGCTACCTACACTCCTCTCATTGACAACGAAATTATTGTCGTTGTGCAAAATAACCAAGTCACTGGACAAATTCCTGGTGGTGCTGCTGGCGAAACAACAGTTCCGATTCCTGCCAACGGCTTCTTACTCGCGCTACGGGCAAATCCACAAGTTGCTAGTTTACTACCTGTAGGCACAATCGTCCGCACCGAAAACGCGACAAGTCCTGCTGATTTTGCTAGTTACCCGCATATCTTAGGCGGTGGACCGCTTCTATTACAAAATCGTCAAATCGTGCTAAATGCGCAAGCTGAAGGCTTTAGTGAAGCTTTTAGCCGTCAAAAAGCCGCGCGAAGTGCTATTGGTGTAACCGCAACAGGCAATCTCCTCATCGCTGCTGTCCACAATCGCGCGAATGGTGTTGGTCCAAGCTTGACCGAAATTGCCCAAATCATGCAACATCTCGGCTGTGTTGATGCTTTAAATCTTGACGGTGGTAGTTCGACGAGTCTTTTCTTAGGAGGACAGTTGCTCGATCGCTCTCCCCGAACCGCCGCCCGCGTCCACAACGGATTAGGCATTTTCCTCGAACCTCGTACCTAA
- the rpsL gene encoding 30S ribosomal protein S12 translates to MPTIQQLIRSERQLTSKKTKSPALKECPQRRGVCTRVYTTTPKKPNSALRKVARVRLTSGFEVTAYIPGIGHNLQEHSVVMIRGGRVKDLPGVRYHIIRGTLDTAGVKDRKQGRSKYGTKRPK, encoded by the coding sequence ATGCCAACTATACAGCAACTCATTCGTAGCGAACGTCAACTAACAAGCAAGAAAACAAAATCGCCAGCATTGAAGGAATGCCCGCAGCGTAGAGGCGTCTGCACGCGGGTATATACTACAACACCTAAGAAGCCTAACTCTGCCCTGCGCAAGGTAGCTAGAGTGCGCTTGACCTCTGGGTTTGAAGTCACAGCATACATTCCTGGAATTGGTCACAATTTACAAGAACACTCGGTCGTTATGATTCGGGGTGGTCGTGTTAAAGACTTGCCTGGAGTGCGATACCACATCATTCGCGGGACGCTAGATACTGCCGGAGTCAAAGACCGCAAGCAGGGTCGTTCTAAATATGGTACAAAGCGCCCCAAGTAA
- a CDS encoding iron-sulfur cluster assembly accessory protein, producing the protein MVRLSTSAAKEIQRLQAKQHNQNVFFRLKVQAGGCSSLLYNMEFDTSLTPSDRVYDCSGITVVVDAQSIDYIHDLLLDYSEDLMGGGFRFHNPQAIATCSCGNSFSIASDASTSQQ; encoded by the coding sequence ATGGTTCGTCTCAGCACATCCGCAGCTAAAGAAATTCAACGCCTGCAAGCCAAGCAGCATAATCAAAATGTCTTCTTTCGGCTAAAGGTTCAAGCTGGTGGCTGCTCTAGCTTGTTATACAACATGGAATTTGATACTAGTCTAACTCCAAGCGATCGCGTTTATGACTGTAGCGGAATTACAGTTGTTGTCGATGCGCAAAGCATTGACTATATTCATGACCTCCTCCTTGATTATTCGGAAGATTTGATGGGCGGAGGTTTTCGCTTTCATAATCCTCAAGCGATCGCAACTTGTAGCTGCGGTAACTCATTTTCTATAGCATCCGATGCCTCTACTTCTCAACAGTAA
- the rpsG gene encoding 30S ribosomal protein S7, with translation MSRRTVIQKRPVPPDSVYNSRLISMMMRRVMRSGKKSLAARIIYDAMKTIEERTGGDPIETFERAVRNATPLVEVKARRVGGATYQVPMEVRADRGTTLALRWLIQYARQRSGRSMASKLANELMDAANETGSAIRKREETHRMAEANKAFAHYRY, from the coding sequence ATGTCTCGTCGTACTGTTATTCAAAAACGTCCAGTTCCCCCAGATTCAGTATATAACAGTCGCCTCATCAGCATGATGATGCGACGGGTGATGCGTAGCGGAAAAAAATCTCTAGCTGCAAGAATCATCTATGATGCAATGAAAACGATTGAAGAACGGACTGGTGGCGATCCTATCGAAACTTTTGAAAGAGCGGTACGTAATGCAACTCCGCTAGTCGAAGTTAAAGCCCGCCGTGTTGGAGGTGCAACCTACCAGGTACCGATGGAAGTACGTGCAGATCGGGGAACTACGTTAGCGCTCCGCTGGCTAATTCAGTACGCTAGACAACGTTCAGGTCGCTCAATGGCAAGCAAACTTGCTAATGAATTAATGGACGCTGCCAACGAGACAGGAAGTGCAATCCGTAAGCGAGAAGAAACGCATCGTATGGCAGAAGCAAATAAAGCATTCGCTCACTATCGATACTAG
- a CDS encoding cupin domain-containing protein → MVQAQETAHEPTTLPLPPSVGHKGIAATELRPWGSFTILEEGRGYKIKRIEVKPGHRLSLQMHHHRSEHWIVVSGTAKVTCGDAEILLTNNQSTYVPQCTNHRLENPGVIPLVIIEVQNGEYLGEDDIVRFQDDYSRTK, encoded by the coding sequence ATGGTTCAGGCTCAAGAAACTGCCCACGAGCCGACAACACTGCCTTTACCGCCATCTGTAGGTCATAAAGGCATTGCAGCTACTGAACTCAGACCTTGGGGTTCTTTCACGATTCTCGAAGAAGGACGCGGCTACAAAATCAAGCGAATTGAAGTTAAACCAGGGCATCGTCTGAGCCTACAGATGCACCACCACCGCAGCGAACACTGGATTGTTGTTTCAGGTACAGCAAAAGTGACTTGTGGCGATGCCGAAATTCTACTTACGAATAATCAATCTACCTACGTACCTCAGTGTACAAACCACCGCTTAGAAAATCCTGGTGTGATTCCCCTTGTTATTATTGAAGTCCAAAATGGCGAGTACTTGGGAGAAGACGATATCGTCCGGTTCCAAGACGACTACTCGCGTACAAAGTAA